From a single Rutidosis leptorrhynchoides isolate AG116_Rl617_1_P2 chromosome 5, CSIRO_AGI_Rlap_v1, whole genome shotgun sequence genomic region:
- the LOC139849973 gene encoding uncharacterized protein: protein MDFDHNNVRAALNDDRLSSLPLELIHQILSRFDTKFVVQTCLLLSPRWKLIWTSMPCLNFLSYEFKTLPKFSKFVTHVLSHRNHQVEVSTVNLKFHGAATQAFVRKIADYAFSHNVQKLTVDSSPKAHYGFPPCLFTSQTLKHLTFRTSFYSHCLSPKTPWDFPALTTLYLDDIWLCDDDQHESFDLFSKCVNLQNLTLERFRVKAKVFDIITPRLSNLTLIKGIDSIVINVIAPLLDTITINDCEMKDLIIPSGLSSFYYRGYHPPQWLKDRFHPVNKVTVVFPIYCPKWPYKQEQAHGIINMLQQLHSARFLTLNLDIVGCISAFPDLLYGQPSPFSNLISLNIDSGTRDTCKHKMSTEARNFLLENSPNATFIMKVFSSELPTQAMKNKEINDKKKAKMVADIKDLMKELEASLEQDTIIIERNQAIDQTKLVFENLLDDIKVWKKKKNLQNESERGEIEENMTRLVVQLWKSVVELTDMFTKANRDVDPLI from the exons ATGGACTTTGACCATAATAATGTTAGAGCAGCACTCAATGACGATAGATTGAGCAGCTTGCCTCTTGAGCTTATTCATCAAATCCTATCTCGCTTTGACACCAAATTTGTTGTTCAAACGTGTTTGTTGTTGTCTCCAAGATGGAAGCTTATCTGGACATCTATGCCCTGTCTCAACTTTTTAAGTTATGAATTTAAAACTTTACCAAAGTTCTCAAAATTCGTGACCCATGTTCTATCTCACCGCAACCATCAAGTAGAAGTGTCCACTGTAAATCTAAAATTCCATGGAGCTGCTACTCAAGCGTTTGTGAGAAAGATTGCAGATTATGCATTTTCTCACAATGTCCAAAAACTAACCGTTGATAGTAGTCCCAAGGCACACTATGGATTTCCTCCATGCCTTTTTACGTCTCAGACTCTTAAGCATCTCACCTTTAGAACCTCCTTTTATTCGCATTGCCTTTCACCCAAAACACCTTGGGATTTTCCAGCGTTAACGACACTGTATCTGGATGATATTTGGTTGTGTGATGATGATCAACACGAATCCTTTGATCTTTTCTCTAAGTGTGTCAATTTACAGAACCTCACTTTAGAACGCTTTAGGGTCAAGGCTAAGGTTTTTGACATTATTACACCTCGACTTTCTAATCTCACACTTATTAAAGGCATAGACTCAATTGTTATCAATGTGATTGCACCTCTACTTGATACTATCACTATAAATGATTGCGAAATGAAGGACTTGATTATTCCATCAGGACTTTCATCATTCTACTACCGAGGTTACCATCCTCCACAATGGCTTAAAGATCGTTTTCACCCTGTGAACAAAGTGACTGTGGTTTTTCCCATATATTGTCCAAAATGGCCATATAAGCAGGAACAAGCTCATGGTATTATTAACATGCTTCAACAGCTCCATAGTGCCAGATTTCTTACACTTAACTTGGACATTGTTGGG TGTATTTCCGCATTCCCGGATTTACTATATGGTCAGCCTTCGCCCTTTAGCAACTTGATTAGCTTGAATATTGACTCTGGCACGAGGGATACATGCAAACATAAAATGTCAACTGAAGCCAGAAATTTCTTGCTTGAGAACTCTCCAAACGCCACATTCATCATGAAGGTATTTTCATCA GAACTACCTACGCAAGCAATGAAAAACAAAGAGATTAATGACAAAAAAAAGGCCAAAATGGTTGCAGACATTAAAGATCTTATGAAAGAACTAGAAGCATCACTAGAGCAGGACACTATAATTATTGAGAGAAACCAAGCTATCGATCAGACAAAATTAGTTTTTGAGAACCTTTTGGATGATATAAAAGtatggaaaaagaaaaaaaatttgcaaAATGAATCCGAAAGGGGTGAAATAGAGGAGAATATGACTAGGCTGGTGGTACAGTTGTGGAAAAGTGTGGTAGAATTGACGGATATGTTTACTAAAGCAAATCGCGATGTCGATCCCTTGATATAA